In the Pseudorasbora parva isolate DD20220531a chromosome 5, ASM2467924v1, whole genome shotgun sequence genome, CCCATCTCCTGAGATAACGCTTCCAGCTTCACATCTTCACCAGACACCGCAGACTCTTTCACCGTCTAAGATGGACCAGGACAGAAACACAAGACTTCACTGTTACTAATTCTAGAGTCATTCAAAAACAGGTAgtcattcattttttgttttatggaaCCTTGTTTCGGccaatgaagaaaaaaagaaagactttATAACTTACAATTCCGACTTGAAAAATCACAATTTCGACTATTACTTGTAATTTCgactttatttcttgtaattccgactttataattcacaattttattttattcaatttatttcttgtattaaaaattgtatttctttcaattttgactttatttctaGTAATCATcgactttattttttgtaataatcgactttattttttgtacaaacctgattccaaaaaagttgggagaCTTTATTTTCACAAATTGCGAATAAAttaaggaatgcaataatttacaaatcttataaatgtatattttattcacaatagaatatagataacatatcgaatgttgaaagtgagacattttgaaatgtcatgccaaatattggctctgtttggatttcatgagagctacacgttccaaaaaaattgggacaggtagcaataagaagacggaaaagttaaatgtacatataaggaacagctggaggaccaatttgcaacttattaggtcaattatCAACATgactgggtataaaaagagcctctcagagtggcagtgtctctcagaaggcaagatgggcagaggatcaccaattcccccaatgctgcggcggacaatagtggagaaatatcagaaaggagtttctcagagaaacattgcaaagagtttgaagttatcatcatctgcagtgcataatatcatccaaagattcagagaatctggaacaatccctgtgcgtaagggtcaacggtcaaaaccaaactggatgccagtgatcttcagcccttagacagcactgcatcacatacaggaatgctactgtaatggacatcacaacatgggctcaggaatacttccagaaaacattggtgaacacaatccaccgcgccattcgccgtcgccggctaaaactctataggtcaaaaaagaagccatatctaaacatgatccagaagcgcaggcgtttcctctgggccaaggctcatttaaaatggactgtggcaaagtggaaaactcgGATGTCATGTCAtccagactaaagaggacaaggacaacccaagctgttctcagcgctcagttcagaagctgatctctgatggtctggggttcatgagtgtgtgtggcatgggcagcttacacatctggaaaggccatcaatgctgaaaggtctatccaagttctagagcaacatatgctccatccagacgtcgtctctttcagggaagaccttgcattttccaacatgacaatgccagaccacacactgcatcaattacaacatcatggctgtgtagaaggatccggcactgaactggccagcctgcagtccagatctttcaccagtAGAAAACATTtgccgcatcataaagaggaagatgcgataaagaagacttaagacagttgagcaactagaagcctgtgttAGACGAGAATATAACAAGATtgctattcctaaacttgagcagctcgtctcctcagtccccagaccattgcagactgatataaaaagaagaggggatgccacacagggggaaacatggccttggcccaacttttttgagatgtgttgatgccatgaaatttaaaatcaccttattgatgatacattttctaagtttaaacatttgatatgtcatctatgttgtattatGAATAATATATTGAAAATTGAAACGTCCACATCATTGCactctgtttttattcacaatttgttcagtgtcccaacttttttggaatcaggtttgtaattCCGACTTTATTTCTTATAGTTccgactttatttctcacaattcagaGATCATAACgaacaattttgacttttacacaaaaatctgactttatttccCACAATTCTCAAGTGGTTTTAAGGCCGGTCCTCTATCCAGGCTCCTCTACTCTGGTCTTTAGATAGGGCTCAGGTCCCTCTTCTGAATGAATGTTACCGGTTTTTAATGCATCTCTTCTGACTGCCATTATCCTTCTCTGTATGTTATTTTAAGCCATAGAAATGAGGAGTAAAGGGGAACACAAAAATTACATTCAGTCTGGTCTCTCCTGTACTTCTACTCTGCTACACTTTACTTCCACATTCCACCAAACCTAGACACATATGATCTGCTTCGAGATAAGGTCTTGTTTGGAAACAAGAAAACATTTTAGCCTGCAGTGAAAACACACAATACCTGCAGGTGACCAACTTCTTCTTTGAGCTGAGATATTAGAGCATCTTTGTCAGCAAGAACCTGTTGAAGCTTTTTGGCCTCGTGAACTTGTGCATCCGTTTCATCCGCCGGCTCTTTGTCATCCAAACTCCGGCTCACGTCAGACACTTGAGAAAGCAGGCTGTGGTTTTCTGCCCTCAGCTTTTCATTCATGGCTTGCATTTCACTGAGGTCCTTCTGCAATCCCTCTGTATCCAACAGCACATCCTCCAGACTGGCCTTCAGCAGGTGCTTCTCTCGGAGGAGCTCTTGGATGCGCTCCTGCATCTCCTCTGCAGACTGCCTCGCGCTCTCCAGCTCAGCCGTCAACCGCTCCACACTTTCATCACACTGCTGGATCAAGAGTGTCTTCTCCTCCTGAGATCTAGACAAGAGATGATTTATAAGGGTGGAGACGTCAGAAGTGCCATCAAGCTCTGTCTCAGGGAAATTTTGCTTGAGAATTTCAGCAATGTGGCTCTGAACTTCAGAAAGATGCTCCTGACTACCGTCCATGTCTCGCCGAAGAACGTTTTTCTCTTCCGAAGAGCACACAATCTGAGCCTGGGAAAGGCTGATGGGGACTTGACACTCTTCTTGTCCAGCTTGAAGAACAGAAAGATCTTCCTCGGGGGTCTTTATTCGTTCATCCTTTCCCATGGTCTCCTTCTCGAGGGTCTTCATTCGTTCATCCTTTCCAACGGTCTCCTCCTTGAGGGTCTTTATTCGCTCGTCTTTTCCAACGGTCTCCTCCTCGAGGGTCTTTATTCGTTCATCCTTTCCAATGGTCTCCTCCTCGAGGGTCTTTATTCGTTCGTCCTTTCCAACGGTCTCCTCCTCGAGGGTCTTTATTCGCTCGTCTTTTCCGACGGTCTCCTCCTCGAGGGTCTTTATTCGCTCGTCCTTTCCAACGGTCTCCTTCTCGAGGGTCTTTATTCGTTCGTCCTTTCCAATGGTCTCCTCCTCGAGGGTCTTTATTCGTTCGTCCTTTCCAATGGTCTCCTCCTCGAGGGTCTTTATTCGTTCGTCCTTTCCAATGGTCTCCTCCTCGAGGGTCTTTATTCGTTCGTCCTTTCCAATGGTCTCCTCCTCGAGGGTCTTTATTCGTTCGTCCTTTCCAATGGTCTCCTCCTCGAGGGTCTTTATTCGTTCGTCCTTTCCAATGGTCTCCTCCTCGAGGGTCTTTATTCGCTCGTCCTTTCCAACGGTCTCCTCCTCGAGGGTCTTTATTCGTTCGTCCTTTCCAACGGTCTCCTCCTCGAGGGTCTTTATTCGTTCATCCTTTCCAATGGTCTCCACCTCGAGGGTCTTTATTCGTTCGTCCTTTCCAATGGTCTCCTCCTCGAGGGTCTTTATTCGCTCATCCTTTCCAACGGTCTCCTCCTCGAGGGTCTTTATACGCTCATCCTTTCCAACGGTCTCCTCCTCGAGGGTCTTTATTCGCTCATCCTTTCCAACGGTCTCCTCCTGGAGGGTCTTTATTCGCACGTCCTTTCCAATGGTCTCCTTCTCAAGGGTCTTTATTCGCTCGTCCTTTCCAACGGTCTCCTCTTCAAGGTTCTTTATACGCTCGTCCTTTCCAATGGTCTCCTCTTCAAGAGTCTTTATTCGCTTGTCCTTTCCAATGGTCTCCTCGGGGGTCTTTATTCGCTCGTCCTTTTCAATGGTCTCCTCCTCAAGGGTCTTTATACGCTCATCCTTTCCAACATTCTCCTTCTCAAGGGTCTTTATACGCTCATCCTTTCCAACGGTCTCCTCCTCGAGGGTCTTTATACGCTCATCCTTTCCAACGGTCTCCTCCTCGAGGGTCTTTATTCGCTCGTCCTTTCCAATGGTCTCCTTCTCGAGGGTCTTTATACGCTCATCCTTTCCAATGGTCTCCTCCTCGAGGGTCTTTATACGCTCATCCTTTCCAATGGTCTCCTCCTCGAGGGTCTTTATACGCTCTTCCTTTCCAACGGTCTCCTCCTCGAGGGTCTTTATACGCTCATCCTTTCCAACAGTCTCCTCCTCGAGGGTCTTTATACGCTCATCCTTTCCAATGGTCTCCTCCTCGAGGGTCTTTATACGCTCATCCTTTCCAACGGTCTCCTCCTCGAGGGTCTTTATTCGCTCGTCCTTTCCAATGGTCTCCTCCTCGAGGGTCTTTATACGCTCATCCTTTCCAACAGTCTCCTCCTCGAGGGTCTTTATACGCTCATCCTTTCCAACAGTCTCCTCCTCGAGGGTCTTTATACGCTCATCCTTTCCAATGGTCTCCTCCTCGAGGGTCTTTATACGCTCATCCTTTCCAACGGTCTCCTCCTCGAGGGTCTTTATATGCTCATCCTTTCCAACGGTCTCCTCCTCGAGGGTCTTTATACGCTCTTCCTTTCCAACGGTCTCCTCCTCGAGGGTCTTTATTCGGTCGTCTTTTTCCACTTTCATCGACAGCAGCTGATTCTCCAAATTACATACCTGCAGGAGCTGTACCTTGTGTTCATGTTCTTCTGATTCGGATGCCAAGAACTTCAGCATCTCCTTGAACTCTAACACAAAAGTCTCCTTGCATTGTACATACCCTAGGATGTCTTCAGTTTTGGTCCTTAGGTCCTCAAGAGATACTGATACAGCTCGGCCCGACATGTCCTCAGCGTTTCTAATGTGCTCTAACAATCCATCCCTCTCTTGGAAGACGCGTTCAAGTTTCTCCTGCAGATCCTGAACCGAGGACGCCATTCGCTCAGTCATGTCTTTGTATTGCTTTATAAAGCCCTCTGTTTGGTCTGGGAGATGGAATGAATTATGTGTGATCATGCTTAAGTCTTCAGGAAGCTTCTCGACAACATGCCACATTTCTTCTGTCTGCTGTCTTTCAGCACTGGAGCTAAAGTCAACTTCCAGCTCTTTCGAATCTCTGCTTTGGGACTCTTGTGAGGTTTGGGCTTCTTCAGAGATCCTACATTTGTCCACAGATGCATCGCCAAGGTCTCTGTTCATTTGAAGCTCATTGATTCTGAACTCCAGTTCTTCCTTCTCCACAGTGAACTCCTCTCGGACCTGCTTCAGCTCCGACTCCAGCTCCACTTTTACATTCCTAAGAAACATTAGCTCTTCTTGAAGCATCATGTTTTGAGATTGCAAATCCTCCAGGACTAGTTTCAGCACGCCGCTCTCGTCGCTCGAGTCGTCCGAGGCTGGGAAGTCTGCCGAGTGTTGTTTAGGAGCTctatcctcctcttcctcctggACGTCCTGCAGGAAGCCCTCCTTTAGTGCCAGCTGCTCCGAGAGCTCGTCCTGAAGCAGGAGCAGCCGCTCGCGCTCCCTCTCAAAGTCTGCGGAGTTCAGCTCCATCTGCTCCTCCAGGTACCGCAGGTCGTCTTCATACTGCTTGTTTAGCCTCTCGATCTCGCGCTGCAGATTCTCCGTCTCCTGCTGGGATTCGGTGAGGCTCATCTGATGGGACTCTTTGAGCGCTTCGGTCGCAGCCATCCACTGGTGCTTGGCTTCCTGCAGCTCTTCTTGAGTATGGGCTATCTTAGACTCGTATTCAGCGCAGACTGCCTTGAAGCTTGCAGTGAGCTCAGCTGTGCTTTTCTGCATCTCTGTGTACTCTCTATTCTTTAAGTCCAGTTCCTCCTGGAGAGCGGCTAATCTTCCCTCCGTTTCCTGTAAATACAGTAAAGTCAGTTACTACTTTACAGTGAATTTCATGCTGTATTAAATGCACTGTTACTGTGAAGAAGTTACCTGTGCTTGTTTCTTGAACTCCTCATGTTCTTTGCGCAGCAGCGCGAGGCTCTGTTGACTCTCGGCCTTCTCCAGCAGCACAGCATTCATTCGCTCGCTCAGCTCCTGTTGAAATGATGAAAGCAAACACTGAAGCACATCCTCATTATAGATCATTCTGATGTGCAAACATATCACTTCTTGGCAGAGTCTTCAAACATAACTGTTCCTAGCAGGgctccccacacacacactccaccgACACGCTCCACACTTACACGTTttgccagtgttgccaagtccgcggttttccCGGCGGAATTGAGCTACTTTAACACTGTTGCCGCAGGGTGTTTTTCATGTCCACGGGTTGAAGTGACACCAATTATGTAATATTTAGAGCCGGAAATGCTCGATTTAGCAGGAAACCCTgccaaaaaacatatttaatttttttttaaccagggAACCCCTAAAAACgtgattgggcttgttttgggatAGTTTTGCGTTGCGGTTggacgggttttgttgtgaaaacctggcaaccctgcgTTTCGCACATACTCCATGCACACGCTCCAAAAATCGATTCAAACAAAGTTGAAAAGTTGCATCTCTCAGCAATGTTTCATTGTCGAATAATTCCCCGTCAGTTTGAACGAATTAGTTAAATGTTTACGACATGCCACCAAATACTGGCAGTTTTATCCTCTCATATAGGCCTGGAATAATTACAATTTCCTCaacatttaaaggtcccattcctCGCGtaaaacagcgttgcactttgtgtcatgagttacataaactgttaaacggactgacttaaataataaaattctgcgtgttcttgtgggcggagggttcgtcaacagacGGTTCTAGTgccgtcatcacagcaggaagtgcagcgctgtagtccaaaccggccgctcgctgtaggcgctgaaagggaacttctgtttaataaaatatctcgcttggcattgaactttgagctttacaattttacaggtattatttatgctctaacagcaacattacacactaactaaagtttgaaagatggaatcgcaaagaatgggacctttaacattcctatatttaaaatgttacatttagaACATAAACCTAAAAATCTCATTACATTAATTAGGCAATTGTAATTTCAATGTAAGTGGATTCTGGTTAATGCTAAGATGAATTTTGTTGctgatttaattaatttcttatAACAGCCATACCATGTAATTACTTAAAAAGGTGGTCAACAAACATGTAAATTTTCTTTATAAGAGGTGTGCCCTAGAAAGTGAGCATGCAATTTAGAGAAGCCCAAGGAGAGAGTGCAATCTTTAGGCCTGTTTGGCTATTTCAAACACAAGTTTGCACTGCCTGTTTGGTTTACATCTTAATAACGCGTGTTTTGTCCGACTCAAAGCGCGCATTTTCGGCACGTGCTCTACCATAAAAACGAGTGTTCTGAACGTGTGCTCTGGGGTCATGAAAATGTGTCGGAAACAGAGCACATGTTAACGCATGTTTTAATGGTAAATCACGTACCGAAAATGCACATTTTGCTGTCGAATCACACGCTTTTCAGACGCCAAATCAGGTGCCCAGCCAAGCCAAGCGTGTTATATAAATACTTTGGCTTGCCATAAACACACACGCTTCACACACGCTTCTCTGAATTCTGGAAAGTGTTGTTCTGTAATGTGGGTGGTTTTCATGTGTGCTTTTGTGTGCATACATTTATTGATTAATATGGTTATTGGTGTCCTTTTGGAGTCTCCAAGTGTCATGTTTTGGAAAGAAATCTAAATTTAACTTGAAAACAGAGTTTAATCTGATGGTGTACTTTGCTGGATATATAACACGATgactaaataaacacacaagaTATTTCCTGATGAGTGTGTGATTAacatgtttaatctatcaacacagtccttctccacacacacacacacacacacacacacacacacacacacacacacacacacacacacacacacacacacacacacacacacacacacacacacacacacacacacagagatgtaTATTTCTCCCAGAGGACCACTTACCTGGATAACGGAGGAGTCTGTGCTGGCCGCAGGACGTTTCAACACCTCCACCTCCTTCTCCAGATCTGGGTTATAATAACAGGTATTACAATATTCAGATGTTACTCATACAGCCTGATATGGTTCTGCAATTAAGCAGCAGCTATTATAATCTTGCCTGCGCATTTTGACTTCATTCTCTGCATGGTCACCATCTGTTTCTTTGCAAACTTGATCAGGTCTTCTTTGGACAGTGTGTCCAGCTGTACGGAGACAGAGAGTGAgagttattatattataatgcatttccgtcataaatactacacactgcacctttaactgtCCGCTGTCACTCAAACACACTGAATAGAGGAAGAGTCTCTCAATGAAGGAGCTCACCTTGGATTTGCCTGTCTGTCCTGCCGGTGACGTCACGGACTCCGCGCTTGCGTCAtggggtgacgtcacggactcGGCGCCCGCGTCACGCGGTGACGTCACGGACTCGGTGCCCGCGTCCTGCTGCAGATGTGAGGGTTTATAACACAATCTCACAGTATAAATGTGTTAATAATGATTGTAGTTTTGTTCTAAACATGATCTCAGCCCTAATCCGTCAATTTACACAGTGCTTTCTGATGTAGAGTTATCATACTGTGGTGAACCGTGTGAATACCATGGTATTTATGCAGTAATAATGTCATTCATTCCCTGTAACAGCCCTCAGTCTTCATTACTAACAGTTTAGCTTCTTTATGTTCTGCCCGATCACCAATAAGCCTCATTTGCATGCTTTAATGATAACTGCTCGTGTTATACACCGCTTCTACAGCAGCTTTATCCACTATAAGTGTTTAAACTCCAGCGACTGACCTCCATTATTGTGTGGGATCCCGAAAGTCAGCCTCCTAAACCTTGAAGAAGCCGGAATGGCTGAGAAAAGATCACTTATTCCCAAATCACCTGCGTGTAAACATATCAAGCGTATCTGTACTATGACTTCCGCATTCGGGACTTCCGCGGAAGCAGCCAATCGCGTTCCTCCATCAAACCGGATCACCGCCACGTCACTGTTTGCTTTGGTTGCTACGGCTGTGTGAGTGACGTCTCGACTGTCCAATCACAGGCTACTCTCTCGGCGCTTGCGTTGTCCGGATTGGTTAGTAAGAGGAGGCGGGACTTattgtttgtcttttttttattattattttttttattattaatgcaaaGAGCAATAACATAATCTACCAAGAAACAATATAAAGGAAAAAGAaagggaaagaaagaaaaaaattacaatttacaataaacaaaaacagTTGCCAGGGGAAATAATTTCAGAGCAAAAACAGAAAATACATCCATATaaacatcaaataaatgcattataaaattCACAAACTTTCAAAGTTCTTAAAGCTTTCTTATTCAGAGAGTCTCTGATACTGTCAATTTACATACACATTTCAGTCAAACTGAGAAATTTGGTTTCTTTCTGGTGAATTTACACTTATGGATGTAACATTTGGTTAATAATACAATTGAATTAATTAAGTAAAAGTATTGTTCTTCTTGTTCAGAATAGTCAGTAAAACCAAAGAGTACATTCCCATAAGAGTGCCAGAGGTCTGGACACGGAATATTTCCGCTGATAATTGTTTGACACCATAATGTGACAGATCATGTACAGTGCCAAAATAAGAGCACGGCGGCTTCCTCATATTGGTCACAAAAAATACAATCCACATTTatctcttttttaaatgtttgtaaatAATGACTTGCTGGATAAAATCTGTGAATAGGCTCATAAAAACTTCTTTAATCGTATTTCTTAGATGATATTTCTGCGGTAATAACCATACTTTCTTCCAGCAAATCAATTTTCCATTTAGTAAAGAGATCCAATGAGACAAAACATAATGTACCGTAATCTCTCTGGAAAAGAGTATtattgattaaaacaaaaacattgctTCTTTGTTATATAACTGCCTAACCAATGTAATATTATTGTCAAACCAGTTCTTAAAAAAGAGAGATTTGTGTTTGTATTGAATATTTCTATTAttccaaataaaataatgatgagGGGAGAAATGATGTTTATATATCAATGGCCATGACAGGAGCGTTTGTTTGTGAAAGGCAGATAGCTTTGCTGGGATTTTATCTATATTATAATcacataacaaaacaaaattgagACCGCCAACACTGGAAAAGACATAATGAGGAATAAAGTTCCCGATAGAAGAGGGATCGTTTAGGTGATGCTTAATCCAATTAATCCTGAAAGTTTGATCCATAGTGgtgaaatctaaaaaaaataaggcCACCATGCTCATATGTATTCATAATGACAGTTTTTTAATATAGTGTGTTTGATTTTTCCAGAGAAAATCATAAAggatgttatctatattctcaCTGGTCTTTTTATCAAGATATAATGTTAATCCgtcttattacacggctctgtgaaatacttgattctgattggtcaatcgctcattccagcggtgtgttattcccagataacacacaccgctcatccgggtactgcgagttatctcgaccggttctacttctgtgcttaacgctggcgccatcttgtggcttaaacagccgtgggttacactggaagacttcaaggcgggtttcctttgtaaagtttttaatatggatatttttctgacacaaacgcatcgattggaatcagaaggctctattaacccatcggagtcgtgtggagcacgttatttgacggacagctgcatttaatggacttcagaaacagctccaactactgctgggattaacgttagcctggactttttaaatataactctgattgtatttgtctgacagaagaatgtcataaacacctataatgacctgagggtgagtaaatcagaggCTTGGGTTCatctttggctgaactaaccctttcagcatcatcctcaacatttagcagcgatagataaaggcttaaagcaggttggagctgtttttcttcgcggaagctttgcgtaagagctaataaaatatttaatctcaagacaatatttagtgtctaatttatttgagactagtaggcgtgtaataagcgggataatgtccacccagccggttgttatctcagaataaaccccttcagagagacgctccgcttcgcctcggggtcctgatcactctggaggggtttattctgagataacaaccggctgggtggacattatcccttacttatgtCAGTCTGGCTACACCTTCAGCCTTTGTGAGGAGAACTCGCCTTTAGGAAGAGACCTCTGAAACCAGGAGTTGAGTTTcctttttgttttatcaattATGGGTTTAAAATTCAGAGAGCATCTTTCTAACTGGTCTTTAACTATAACAATTCCTAAGTatgttactttattttttataggaatgttacaaatatttgttaaatcaCAGTCTTTAACAGCCATTAGTTCACATTTATCAATATTAAGATAGAGGCCTGAAGCACTAGAAAAACTATTAACAACATTGACTGCGATTGTAATTTGGTCACTGTTTTTCAGAGAAAGGGTTGTATATCATCAGCTAACTGACTTATAATCATTCCTCTGTCTGCAATCGGGATACCTTTAAGAAGACTTTAACATGCACAGATAATAACTGGGTTACAAGCAGGAAAAGATCAGGAGATATGGGACAACCCTGTCTAATACCTCTTTTAGTTCAAATCTAGACGTAGTTCCATGTTTCAGTTTAATTGAGCCATTTGCATTATTATATGGGGTTTCAACTGCTGCACTAAAGAAATGACCAAATCCAAAAGCCTTTAaggaagaaaataaaaatgatgttcAACAGTATCGAACGCTTTACGAAAatctaagaaaaaaataaaactattttcaTTAACCAAATATGAATAATCTAATATATCTAAtacttatattatttgaaatatgtctATTTTTCATAAAGCCGGATTGGGTTTCGTCTATAATGGAGTCTAGGAgtctgtcgcctttggcttggcttgctcagttggggacactaaaaatatgattaaagttattcaacttattatacaaataaaatgtatgaattaggtcttatttaattctataaactataatactgatctgccaacattgtcgctatatgataaattaaaataagctgataacatcactgtttactccagaacgactgtacagccaaatctaattatcctgtttgacactgtgaagctgctttgacacaatcgtgattgtaaaagcgctatataaataaagttgattgattgattgattgatagaacattttttatcttttttgcAAATATAGAGGCAAATAATTTATAATCATTATTTAAAAGACTAATTGGCCGCCAGTTATCAATAAGTGTCCAATCTTTTTTAGGCTTAGGGATAAAGGTAAGACCATCAGGTCCCGgagatttattattttttaatttatgaatttatgaattATTTCTTCTAAACTAATAGGTTGGTCACATATATCCCTATCTAAATGATTGATCTTTTTAATCTCTCCTACTGAATTTAGAAAATCCCTAGAGGCTTTAGCATCAGATTGTGATGAATATAGATTACGGTAGAAACTCGAGCAGTACTCTGATATCTCTTTAGGGTCCTTTGAcattttattattcatttttaattgatgAATGGTATTTAATGTCGCCTGATTTTTTTCTAGCCTAAAGAAGTAGGAGGTATTCTGTTCGCCTTCCTCTTTTCCTAGACCTTATAAAGGCTCCTTCAGCCCTTTTTCTATATACATTGTCCAACTTGTTTTGTAAATCTgccatatttattttgtctatATCTGAAAAATTATTAGATCCTTTGTTTAAAAGTGAGATAACTTCAGTTATAATTTTATCTTCCTGTTCTTTATTAATTTTAGAAAGGTGACTACCAACAAGCCTCAAGTATTAAAAGCCTCAAATTTAAAAAGTGCCCAATTAATGCAGTATATTTTTGCTATATTAGCCTTTTGGAAATAATGTTTGATGAGGCGAGTAATCTCTATTCTTACTGATTCCATTTTCAATAAAGAATGATTTAATTTCCAATAAGATGATTTTGCTGGACAGTCATGAGTCGATATCTGCATTTTGAGATGAATTGCTTTGTGGTCAGTAAGAGGTGTAGTCAGGTGTATGTCAGCAGAAATATTGTGTAAATCAACATTTCTAGATATAAGCCAGAAATCTATTCTTGATTGTCTGGAAAAAATTGCATTACAccaagtatatatatttttatctgGATTATTTTGCCTCCAGATATCTATTAAGTCATATTTCtccataaatgtttttaatagcaAGTTACATGGGGCATTTTTAGGTGGAATACGATCTAACATGTTATCAGGGGCAATGTTACAATCTCCTCCCATACAAAGTACGCTTGATGGATATTTGTTTAgccaaaatattaatttattttcaagtaTTTCAAACAAAGCCTTGTTTTCATTTAAAGAATTGTAGCCATAAATATTAcccaaaataatgaaaatattattaatacagAGAACCAAAATGATGAAGTGCCCGCAAGGGTCACAGTAGTAATGTAGAACATCAGCAGAAAGTGTATTCTTTAGTGTTAAAAACCCCTGCCGATAGCTCAGAGCCATGCGGAAACCATACATCACCTCCCCACTGT is a window encoding:
- the LOC137074907 gene encoding GRIP and coiled-coil domain-containing protein 2 isoform X2, whose product is MEDAGTESVTSPRDAGAESVTSPHDASAESVTSPAGQTGKSKLDTLSKEDLIKFAKKQMVTMQRMKSKCADLEKEVEVLKRPAASTDSSVIQELSERMNAVLLEKAESQQSLALLRKEHEEFKKQAQETEGRLAALQEELDLKNREYTEMQKSTAELTASFKAVCAEYESKIAHTQEELQEAKHQWMAATEALKESHQMSLTESQQETENLQREIERLNKQYEDDLRYLEEQMELNSADFERERERLLLLQDELSEQLALKEGFLQDVQEEEEDRAPKQHSADFPASDDSSDESGVLKLVLEDLQSQNMMLQEELMFLRNVKVELESELKQVREEFTVEKEELEFRINELQMNRDLGDASVDKCRISEEAQTSQESQSRDSKELEVDFSSSAERQQTEEMWHVVEKLPEDLSMITHNSFHLPDQTEGFIKQYKDMTERMASSVQDLQEKLERVFQERDGLLEHIRNAEDMSGRAVSVSLEDLRTKTEDILGYVQCKETFVLEFKEMLKFLASESEEHEHKVQLLQVCNLENQLLSMKVEKDDRIKTLEEETVGKEERIKTLEEETVGKDEHIKTLEEETVGKDERIKTLEEETIGKDERIKTLEEETVGKDERIKTLEEETVGKDERIKTLEEETIGKDERIKTLEEETVGKDERIKTLEEETIGKDERIKTLEEETVGKDERIKTLEEETVGKEERIKTLEEETIGKDERIKTLEEETIGKDERIKTLEKETIGKDERIKTLEEETVGKDERIKTLEEETVGKDERIKTLEKENVGKDERIKTLEEETIEKDERIKTPEETIGKDKRIKTLEEETIGKDERIKNLEEETVGKDERIKTLEKETIGKDVRIKTLQEETVGKDERIKTLEEETVGKDERIKTLEEETVGKDERIKTLEEETIGKDERIKTLEVETIGKDERIKTLEEETVGKDERIKTLEEETVGKDERIKTLEEETIGKDERIKTLEEETIGKDERIKTLEEETIGKDERIKTLEEETIGKDERIKTLEEETIGKDERIKTLEEETIGKDERIKTLEKETVGKDERIKTLEEETVGKDERIKTLEEETVGKDERIKTLEEETIGKDERIKTLEEETVGKDERIKTLKEETVGKDERMKTLEKETMGKDERIKTPEEDLSVLQAGQEECQVPISLSQAQIVCSSEEKNVLRRDMDGSQEHLSEVQSHIAEILKQNFPETELDGTSDVSTLINHLLSRSQEEKTLLIQQCDESVERLTAELESARQSAEEMQERIQELLREKHLLKASLEDVLLDTEGLQKDLSEMQAMNEKLRAENHSLLSQVSDVSRSLDDKEPADETDAQVHEAKKLQQVLADKDALISQLKEEVGHLQTVKESAVSGEDVKLEALSQEMELLKKASKDKDERMNKIKAVAVKAKKELDHSKKEAAALREEVELLKAERDQLSRSMKDIIHGAEDYKNLMVDYDKQTELLDQEREKLEQANKHNEDLTKRLQNAAQQHELLSSEREHLMARVETLQTNLTQLEAQVLELQKLKNGLERDLEAERLVREQKMKDHQSALKEVEELQAQLSRLKHQLQQTDQELEQLRKGAQQSTLMDMEMADYEKLVKELNLKLSERDGQMEEQQLLIQTQKEREQRLQQDMESLKSLLDQTEEKASRMKQLLVKTKKDLGDAKQKEAAQMLSQASLRADLETHQQQLEECKIQVSGLTAERHRLQEQLRQMSEQLQRASSSHTLRLKALQDESAAAKADLAATVCEFESYKVRVHNVLKQQKHKSSGQSESDAFRQEREQAEAVLEQMRRRLQETQQSLQSSTAELQQLQTEHDTLLERHNKILQESVSKEAELRERLLALQSEMASLRSEHGQCAAHLRAQTEALRGGFRDQLRHQQDEHCRTLETLQQQISRLETQLQREPVLQQGRKGQMDRKSADVPPLDLQGAREEGEGMETTEAESLSAPATPLTSLEQLLTSDLKHEPVDWQMEPSKEELAVKLSSAARSVEHLSGLLHETEATNAVLTEQITLLKSEVRRLERNHEREKSVANLEYLKNVLLQFIFLRSGSERRALLPVIHTMLQLSPEEKSRLAAIAHGEEQSAVSRGSGWSSYLHSWSGIR